Proteins from one Homalodisca vitripennis isolate AUS2020 chromosome 3, UT_GWSS_2.1, whole genome shotgun sequence genomic window:
- the LOC124358349 gene encoding uncharacterized protein LOC124358349 codes for MPSICGVCNDQCNRDGSEVMCAGVGEALFHNKCIKGDLEGKKLRSNRDWKCKGCRGSTNQTNVSTTIDNDLIKRLTEEISNVRLEMNELRTSVQFMSDKIDSSNKLMHDIKQEMSTLRKENEELRLKNHNLTSDVRNLKERVRSLEQYTRKNNLEISGVPETPNEDTICLLKDIAKTIGVEIDVTHLNAAHRIPSFNKRRPPPIIVQFQQRIIKDMWLKKFKETRNLSAKQVNPAYPDQRVYISDHLSPENKQFLTKLKAKCSEVGYKFAWTRDGKFFVRKDEGDKCQKIDTVEDIEKLK; via the coding sequence ATGCCATCGATCTGCGGTGTCTGTAACGATCAGTGTAACAGAGACGGAAGTGAGGTTATGTGTGCTGGAGTTGGCGAAGCATTATTTCATAACAAGTGCATTAAAGGAGATTTAGAGGGGAAGAAGCTTAGATCCAACAGAGACTGGAAGTGTAAAGGGTGCAGAGGTTCTACTAACCAAACTAACGTGAGTACAACCATagataatgatttaataaagagGCTTACTGAAGAAATCTCCAATGTTAGGTTAGAAATGAATGAGCTTCGCACATCAGTGCAGTTCATGTCGGACAAAATCGACTCCTCAAATAAATTAATGCATGATATTAAACAAGAAATGAGTACACTCAGGAAAGAAAATGAAGAACTTAGGCTTAAAAATCATAACCTAACCTCTGATGTACGTAACCTGAAGGAGAGAGTACGGTCGCTGGAACAGTACACGCGAAAAAATAACCTAGAAATAAGTGGGGTGCCAGAAACTCCTAATGAAGACACAATATGCCTTCTAAAGGACATTGCTAAAACTATTGGAGTTGAAATAGATGTAACCCACTTAAATGCTGCACACCGTATTCCTTCCTTCAATAAGCGTCGACCACCACCCATAATTGTACAGTTCcaacaaagaataataaaagatatGTGGTTAAAGAAATTCAAGGAAACACGAAACCTAAGTGCCAAGCAAGTAAACCCCGCATATCCAGACCAACGAGTATACATCAGTGACCACCTTTCTCCGGAAAACAAGCAATTTCTAACAAAGCTAAAGGCAAAATGCAGTGAAGTGGGCTACAAGTTCGCATGGACCAGAGATGGTAAATTCTTTGTGAGAAAGGATGAAGGGGACAAATGTCAAAAAATTGATACTGTTGAGGACATTGAGAAGTTGAAATAA